A region from the Arcanobacterium buesumense genome encodes:
- a CDS encoding F0F1 ATP synthase subunit delta, whose amino-acid sequence MRSGSIAALDRARDRWDAVLRNTPGMEIDSANAIFAVIDILCSYPNVIAAMEDSARGEDSRAQLAHDIFSGKVREDVVELLMGLTRDHWSENGDLPLALEYLGIHTLLVGAKQSGQLTDVEQELYVILRTLRNERGLRLTLSDTLYEPLQRAELARKVFHEYGTYTKELLARAVVRIERGRTLAQSLTRYLDLAADLDHHIVASVISAVPLTRAQEERLTKILTRTYNTAVAIHVTLNPDVIGGIRIHVGDDVIDGTLASRIAALREKFTN is encoded by the coding sequence ATGCGTTCGGGAAGTATAGCGGCTCTTGACCGGGCACGCGATCGTTGGGATGCGGTATTACGCAATACGCCAGGAATGGAAATCGATAGCGCGAATGCTATTTTTGCGGTTATTGATATTCTCTGTAGCTATCCCAACGTTATCGCCGCAATGGAAGACAGCGCCCGTGGTGAAGATAGCCGTGCTCAACTTGCGCACGATATTTTCAGCGGTAAGGTGCGTGAAGACGTCGTCGAACTGTTGATGGGGCTGACGCGTGATCACTGGTCAGAAAACGGCGATCTCCCACTAGCCCTTGAGTACCTTGGTATTCACACGTTGTTAGTCGGGGCGAAGCAATCTGGGCAACTAACTGATGTTGAGCAAGAGCTTTACGTTATTTTGCGTACCTTGCGCAATGAACGCGGATTGCGCCTGACACTCAGTGACACACTATATGAGCCGCTGCAACGTGCTGAACTAGCTCGGAAAGTTTTTCACGAGTACGGAACATACACTAAAGAGTTACTCGCGCGGGCGGTCGTCCGTATTGAACGAGGCCGAACCTTGGCGCAGTCTCTTACGCGGTATCTCGATCTGGCAGCTGACCTCGATCATCATATCGTTGCTTCGGTTATCAGTGCGGTTCCGCTTACTAGGGCGCAAGAAGAGCGACTTACGAAAATTCTTACCCGAACCTACAACACAGCCGTTGCCATCCATGTGACTTTGAATCCCGACGTTATCGGTGGTATTCGAATTCACGTGGGCGATGATGTGATCGATGGGACACTTGCCAGCCGAATTGCGGCACTGCGAGAAAAATTTACTAACTGA
- the atpA gene encoding F0F1 ATP synthase subunit alpha, translating into MAEVTIQPDDIRSALDNFVSSYEPTKVSSEEVGHVTLSADGIARVEGLPGTMANELLKFEDGTLGLAMNLEEREIGVVVLGDFSHIDEGMEVRRTREVLSVPVGDGYLGRVVDPLGKPIDGLGEISGIDTRRALELQAPGVMARKSVHEPLQTGIKAIDAMIPIGRGQRQLIIGDRKTGKTALAVDTILNQKANWETGDPQKQVRCIYVAVGQKGSTIAEVRATLERNGALEYTTIVASPASDPAGFKYLAPYTGSAIGQHWMYDGKHVLIVFDDLSKQAEAYRSVSLLLRRPPGREAYPGDVFYLHSRLLERCAKLSDELGGGSMTGLPIIETKANDVSAYIPTNVISITDGQIFLQSDLFNANQRPAVDVGISVSRVGGDAQTKAMKKVAGTLKITLAQYRAQAAFAMFASDLDATTRQQLTRGERLMALLKQPQYTPYAVEDQIASVWAGTHGYLDDIDVADVAKFEAGLIRHLHTNTNVLADIVATGKLETETEDALRAAVEEFRAGFVANNETIDPTDDEPEAIKSQEQIVRPKRG; encoded by the coding sequence ATGGCTGAAGTAACAATCCAGCCCGACGACATCCGATCAGCGCTGGATAACTTTGTTAGCTCATATGAGCCAACAAAAGTGAGCAGCGAAGAAGTCGGACATGTCACCCTCAGCGCAGACGGCATTGCCCGCGTTGAAGGACTGCCGGGTACAATGGCAAATGAGCTCCTCAAATTTGAAGACGGCACACTAGGTTTGGCGATGAACCTTGAAGAGCGTGAAATCGGCGTCGTCGTTCTTGGTGACTTCTCCCATATTGATGAAGGCATGGAAGTGCGCCGTACCAGAGAAGTTCTCTCTGTTCCGGTAGGCGATGGTTATCTTGGCCGAGTTGTTGACCCGTTGGGCAAACCAATTGATGGTCTGGGTGAAATTAGCGGAATTGATACTCGCCGTGCACTCGAACTCCAAGCTCCAGGCGTTATGGCACGTAAATCAGTCCACGAGCCACTACAAACTGGTATTAAAGCAATCGATGCCATGATCCCAATTGGGCGTGGCCAGCGTCAGCTTATTATTGGGGACCGCAAAACAGGTAAGACAGCACTTGCTGTGGACACTATTTTGAATCAGAAGGCTAACTGGGAAACTGGTGATCCACAGAAACAAGTACGTTGTATTTACGTTGCTGTCGGTCAAAAGGGATCAACCATCGCAGAAGTTCGCGCAACGCTCGAGCGTAACGGAGCGCTGGAATACACAACCATTGTGGCTTCCCCGGCATCAGATCCAGCTGGCTTTAAATACCTCGCTCCATATACCGGTTCGGCTATTGGTCAGCACTGGATGTACGACGGAAAGCACGTGCTCATCGTCTTCGACGACTTGTCTAAGCAAGCCGAAGCATACCGATCTGTATCGCTACTATTACGCCGTCCACCGGGGCGCGAAGCTTACCCAGGCGACGTCTTCTACTTACACTCACGGCTACTCGAACGTTGTGCGAAGCTATCCGATGAACTCGGTGGCGGCTCAATGACTGGTTTGCCGATTATTGAGACTAAGGCGAATGACGTTTCCGCGTATATTCCAACAAACGTTATTTCCATTACTGATGGCCAAATCTTCTTGCAGTCTGATTTGTTTAACGCAAATCAGCGTCCAGCAGTCGATGTTGGTATTTCAGTTTCCCGCGTCGGTGGTGACGCCCAAACGAAAGCAATGAAGAAAGTTGCTGGAACACTAAAGATCACTCTCGCGCAGTATCGCGCACAGGCAGCATTCGCTATGTTTGCTTCTGATCTTGATGCCACCACACGACAGCAACTTACCCGCGGTGAGAGACTCATGGCACTGCTCAAGCAACCACAGTACACGCCGTATGCAGTAGAGGATCAGATTGCTTCGGTTTGGGCTGGCACGCACGGTTATCTTGATGATATCGATGTTGCTGACGTGGCTAAGTTTGAAGCTGGATTGATTCGTCACCTACATACCAACACAAACGTTTTGGCAGATATTGTTGCTACCGGCAAGCTTGAAACAGAAACTGAAGATGCCTTGCGGGCAGCGGTTGAAGAGTTCCGTGCCGGATTTGTAGCCAATAACGAGACGATTGATCCAACTGATGATGAGCCAGAGGCAATTAAGTCTCAAGAGCAGATCGTTCGTCCGAAGCGAGGCTGA